Proteins found in one Chlamydia pneumoniae TW-183 genomic segment:
- a CDS encoding peptide ABC transporter substrate-binding protein, producing MRKISVGICITILLSLSVVLQGCKESSHSSTSRGELAINIRDEPRSLDPRQVRLLSEISLVKHIYEGLVQENNLSGNIEPALAEDYSLSSDGLTYTFKLKSAFWSNGDPLTAEDFIESWKQVATQEVSGIYAFALNPIKNVRKIQEGHLSIDHFGVHSPNESTLVVTLESPTSHFLKLLALPVFFPVHKSQRTLQSKSLPIASGAFYPKNIKQKQWIKLSKNPHYYNQSQVETKTITIHFIPDANTAAKLFNQGKLNWQGPPWGERIPQETLSNLQSKGHLHSFDVAGTSWLTFNINKFPLNNMKLREALASALDKEALVSTIFLGRAKTADHLLPTNIHSYPEHQKQEMAQRQAYAKKLFKEALEELQITAKDLEHLNLIFPVSSSASSLLVQLIREQWKESLGFAIPIVGKEFALLQADLSSGNFSLATGGWFADFADPMAFLTIFAYPSGVPPYAINHKDFLEILQNIEQEQDHQKRSELVSQASLYLETFHIIEPIYHDAFQFAMNKKLSNLGVSPTGVVDFRYAKEN from the coding sequence ATGCGCAAGATATCAGTGGGAATCTGTATCACCATTCTCCTTAGCCTCTCCGTAGTCCTCCAAGGCTGCAAGGAGTCCAGTCACTCCTCTACATCTCGGGGAGAACTCGCTATTAATATAAGAGATGAACCCCGTTCTTTAGATCCAAGACAAGTGCGACTTCTTTCAGAAATCAGCCTTGTCAAACATATCTATGAGGGATTAGTTCAAGAAAATAATCTTTCAGGAAATATAGAGCCTGCTCTTGCAGAAGACTACTCTCTTTCCTCGGACGGACTCACTTATACTTTTAAACTGAAATCAGCTTTTTGGAGTAATGGCGACCCCTTAACAGCTGAAGACTTTATAGAATCTTGGAAACAAGTAGCTACTCAAGAAGTCTCAGGAATCTATGCTTTTGCCTTGAATCCAATTAAAAATGTACGAAAGATCCAAGAGGGACACCTCTCCATAGACCATTTTGGAGTGCACTCTCCTAATGAATCTACACTTGTTGTTACCCTGGAATCCCCAACCTCGCATTTCTTAAAACTTTTAGCTCTTCCAGTCTTTTTCCCCGTTCATAAATCTCAAAGAACCCTGCAATCCAAATCTCTACCTATAGCAAGCGGAGCTTTCTATCCTAAAAATATCAAACAAAAACAATGGATAAAACTCTCAAAAAACCCTCACTACTATAATCAAAGTCAGGTGGAAACTAAAACGATTACGATTCACTTCATTCCCGATGCAAACACAGCAGCAAAACTATTTAATCAGGGAAAACTCAATTGGCAAGGACCTCCTTGGGGAGAACGCATTCCTCAAGAAACCCTATCCAATTTACAGTCTAAGGGGCACTTACACTCTTTTGATGTCGCAGGAACCTCATGGCTCACCTTCAATATCAATAAATTCCCCCTCAACAATATGAAGCTTAGAGAAGCCTTAGCATCAGCCTTAGATAAGGAAGCTCTTGTCTCAACTATATTCTTAGGCCGTGCAAAAACTGCCGATCATCTCCTACCTACAAATATTCATAGCTATCCCGAACATCAAAAACAAGAGATGGCACAACGCCAAGCTTACGCTAAAAAACTCTTTAAAGAAGCTTTAGAAGAACTCCAAATCACCGCTAAAGATCTCGAACATCTTAATCTTATCTTTCCCGTTTCCTCGTCAGCAAGTTCTTTACTAGTCCAACTTATACGAGAACAGTGGAAAGAAAGTTTAGGGTTCGCTATCCCTATTGTCGGAAAGGAATTTGCTCTTCTCCAAGCAGACCTATCTTCAGGGAACTTCTCTTTAGCTACAGGAGGATGGTTCGCAGACTTTGCTGATCCTATGGCATTTCTAACGATCTTTGCTTATCCATCAGGAGTTCCTCCTTATGCAATCAACCATAAGGACTTCCTAGAAATTCTACAAAACATAGAACAAGAGCAAGATCACCAAAAACGCTCGGAATTAGTGTCGCAAGCTTCTCTTTACCTAGAGACCTTTCATATTATTGAGCCGATCTACCACGACGCATTTCAATTTGCTATGAATAAAAAACTTTCTAATCTAGGAGTCTCACCAACAGGAGTTGTGGACTTCCGTTATGCTAAGGAAAATTAG
- a CDS encoding peptide ABC transporter substrate-binding protein yields the protein MLRFFAVFISTLWLITSGCSPSQSSKGIFVVNMKEMPRSLDPGKTRLIADQTLMRHLYEGLVEEHSQNGEIKPALAESYTISEDGTRYTFKIKNILWSNGDPLTAQDFVSSWKEILKEDASSVYLYAFLPIKNARAIFDDTESPENLGVRALDKRHLEIQLETPCAHFLHFLTLPIFFPVHETLRNYSTSFEEMPITCGAFRPVSLEKGLRLHLEKNPMYHNKSRVKLHKIIVQFISNANTAAILFKHKKLDWQGPPWGEPIPPEISASLHQDDQLFSLPGASTTWLLFNIQKKPWNNAKLRKALSLAIDKDMLTKVVYQGLAEPTDHILHPRLYPGTYPERKRQNERILEAQQLFEEALDELQMTREDLEKETLTFSTFSFSYGRICQMLREQWKKVLKFTIPIVGQEFFTIQKNFLEGNYSLTVNQWTAAFIDPMSYLMIFANPGGISPYHLQDSHFQTLLIKITQEHKKHLRNQLIIEALDYLEHCHILEPLCHPNLRIALNKNIKNFNLFVRRTSDFRFIEKL from the coding sequence ATGCTCCGTTTCTTCGCTGTATTTATATCAACTCTTTGGCTCATTACCTCAGGATGTTCCCCATCCCAATCCTCTAAAGGAATTTTTGTGGTAAATATGAAGGAAATGCCACGCTCCTTGGATCCTGGAAAAACTCGTCTCATTGCAGACCAAACTCTAATGCGTCATCTATATGAAGGACTCGTCGAAGAACATTCCCAAAATGGAGAGATTAAACCAGCCCTTGCAGAAAGCTACACCATCTCCGAAGACGGGACTCGGTACACATTTAAAATCAAAAACATCCTTTGGAGTAACGGAGACCCTCTGACAGCTCAAGACTTTGTCTCCTCTTGGAAGGAAATCCTAAAGGAAGATGCGTCCTCCGTATATCTCTATGCGTTTTTACCTATCAAAAATGCTCGGGCAATCTTTGATGATACTGAGTCTCCAGAAAATCTAGGAGTCCGAGCTTTAGATAAGCGTCATCTCGAAATTCAGTTAGAAACTCCCTGCGCGCATTTCCTACATTTCTTGACTCTTCCTATTTTTTTCCCTGTTCATGAAACTCTGCGAAACTATAGCACCTCTTTTGAAGAGATGCCCATTACCTGCGGTGCTTTCCGCCCTGTGTCTCTAGAAAAAGGCCTGAGACTCCATCTAGAGAAAAACCCTATGTACCATAATAAAAGCCGTGTGAAACTACATAAAATTATTGTACAGTTTATCTCAAACGCTAACACTGCAGCCATTCTATTCAAACATAAGAAATTAGATTGGCAAGGACCTCCTTGGGGAGAACCTATCCCTCCAGAAATCTCAGCTTCTCTACATCAAGATGACCAGCTCTTTTCTCTTCCGGGCGCTTCGACTACATGGTTACTCTTTAATATACAAAAAAAACCTTGGAACAATGCTAAATTACGCAAGGCATTGAGCCTTGCAATAGACAAAGATATGTTAACCAAAGTGGTATACCAAGGTCTTGCAGAACCTACAGATCATATCCTACATCCAAGACTTTATCCAGGGACCTATCCCGAACGGAAAAGACAAAACGAAAGAATTCTTGAGGCTCAACAACTCTTTGAAGAAGCTCTAGACGAACTTCAAATGACACGCGAAGATCTAGAAAAGGAAACTTTGACTTTCTCAACCTTTTCTTTTTCTTACGGAAGGATTTGCCAAATGCTAAGAGAACAATGGAAGAAAGTCTTAAAATTTACTATCCCTATAGTAGGCCAAGAGTTTTTCACAATACAAAAAAACTTCCTAGAGGGGAACTATTCCCTAACCGTGAACCAATGGACCGCAGCATTTATTGATCCGATGTCTTATCTCATGATCTTTGCCAATCCTGGAGGAATTTCCCCCTATCACCTCCAAGATTCACACTTTCAAACTCTTCTCATAAAGATCACTCAAGAACATAAAAAACACCTACGAAATCAGCTTATTATTGAAGCCCTTGACTATTTAGAACACTGTCACATTCTCGAACCACTATGTCATCCAAATCTTCGAATTGCTTTGAACAAAAACATTAAAAACTTTAATCTTTTTGTTCGACGAACTTCAGACTTTCGTTTTATAGAAAAACTATAG
- a CDS encoding ABC transporter substrate-binding protein, which produces MFSRWITLFLLFISLTGCSSYSSKHKQSLIIPIHDDPVAFSPEQAKRAMDLSIAQLLFDGLTRETHRESNDLELAIASRYTVSEDFCSYTFFIKDSALWSDGTPITSEDIRNAWEYAQENSPHIQIFQGLNFSTPSSNAITIHLDSPNPDFPKLLAFPAFAIFKPENPKLFSGPYTLVEYFPGHNIHLKKNPNYYDYHCVSINSIKLLIIPDIYTAIHLLNRGKVDWVGQPWHQGIPWELHKQSQYHYYTYPVEGAFWLCLNTKSPHLNDLQNRHRLATCIDKRSIIEEALQGTQQPAETLSRGAPQPNQYKKQKPLTPQEKLVLTYPSDILRCQRIAEILKEQWKAAGIDLILEGLEYHLFVNKRKVQDYAIATQTGVAYYPGANLISEEDKLLQNFEIIPIYYLSYDYLTQDFIEGVIYNASGAVDLKYTYFP; this is translated from the coding sequence ATGTTTTCACGATGGATCACCCTCTTTTTATTATTCATTAGCCTTACTGGATGCTCCTCCTACTCTTCAAAACATAAACAATCTTTAATTATTCCCATACATGACGACCCTGTAGCTTTTTCTCCTGAACAAGCAAAACGGGCCATGGACCTTTCTATTGCCCAACTTCTTTTTGATGGTCTGACTAGAGAAACTCATCGCGAATCCAATGATTTGGAATTAGCGATTGCCAGTCGCTATACAGTCTCTGAAGACTTTTGCTCTTATACGTTCTTTATCAAAGACAGCGCTTTATGGAGCGACGGAACACCAATCACCTCCGAAGATATCCGTAACGCTTGGGAGTATGCACAGGAGAACTCTCCCCACATACAGATCTTCCAAGGACTTAACTTCTCAACTCCTTCATCAAATGCAATTACGATTCATCTCGACTCGCCCAACCCCGATTTTCCTAAGCTTCTTGCCTTTCCTGCATTTGCTATCTTTAAACCAGAAAACCCGAAGCTCTTTAGCGGTCCGTATACTCTTGTAGAGTATTTCCCAGGGCATAACATTCATTTAAAGAAAAACCCTAACTATTACGACTACCACTGCGTCTCCATCAACTCCATCAAACTGCTCATTATTCCTGATATATATACAGCCATCCACCTCCTAAACAGAGGCAAGGTGGACTGGGTAGGACAACCCTGGCATCAAGGGATTCCTTGGGAGCTCCATAAACAATCGCAATATCACTACTACACCTATCCTGTAGAAGGTGCCTTCTGGCTTTGTCTAAATACAAAATCCCCACACTTAAATGATCTTCAAAACAGACATAGACTCGCTACTTGTATTGATAAACGTTCTATCATTGAAGAAGCTCTTCAAGGAACCCAACAACCAGCGGAAACACTGTCCCGAGGAGCTCCACAACCAAATCAATATAAAAAACAAAAGCCTCTAACTCCACAAGAAAAACTCGTGCTTACCTATCCCTCAGATATTCTAAGATGCCAACGCATAGCAGAAATCTTAAAGGAACAATGGAAAGCTGCTGGAATAGATTTAATCCTTGAAGGACTCGAATACCATCTGTTTGTTAACAAACGAAAAGTCCAAGACTACGCCATAGCAACACAGACTGGAGTTGCTTATTACCCAGGAGCAAATCTAATTTCTGAAGAAGACAAGCTCCT